One segment of Tumebacillus sp. BK434 DNA contains the following:
- the gyrB gene encoding DNA topoisomerase (ATP-hydrolyzing) subunit B yields the protein MTQELNASVYDENQIQVLEGLEAVRKRPGMYIGSTTSRGLHHLVWEIVDNGIDEALAGFCDHVQVTIQADNSIKVSDNGRGVPTGIHPKMGIPTVEVVYTILHAGGKFGGEGYKVSGGLHGVGASVVNALSEWMEVTVRQKGKVFQQIYDRGAPRFGLKETGDMEAGERTGTTVIFKPDPEIFQETTVFEYEILEGRLRELAFLNGGLRITLRDEREGREKEELFHYEGGIASFVEYLNKDREVLFSPPVFTAGEKDGIIAEVSLQYNDSYSKDNIYSFANNINTHEGGTHESGFKSALTRVINEYARKYNLLKENENNLTGDDVREGICAIVSVKIPEPQFEGQTKTKLGNSEVRGIVETIFAEKFMTFLDENPTTAKKIIEKALLAYRAREAARKARELTRRKSALEVSSLPGKLADCSSRDPHESELFIVEGDSAGGSAKQGRDRHRQAILPLRGKILNVEKARLDKILSNNEIRAIITALGTGVGDDFNLEKARYHKLVIMTDADVDGSHIRILLLTFFYRFMPELVRAGYVYIAQPPLYKITKGKTISYAYNDRQLEEKLNEIGRTGINIQRYKGLGEMNAEQLWETTMDPESRTLLQVDIESATRADEFFDKLMGDRVEPRREYIEQNARYAQLDV from the coding sequence TTGACTCAGGAATTGAATGCCTCCGTTTATGATGAGAATCAGATACAGGTTCTCGAAGGATTGGAAGCGGTCCGAAAGCGTCCGGGGATGTATATCGGTTCCACGACTTCGAGAGGGCTGCATCACCTCGTCTGGGAAATCGTTGACAATGGCATCGACGAAGCGCTCGCCGGTTTTTGCGATCATGTGCAAGTGACCATTCAAGCGGACAACAGCATCAAAGTCAGCGATAACGGCCGGGGGGTGCCCACCGGGATTCACCCGAAGATGGGGATTCCGACAGTTGAGGTCGTGTATACGATTTTGCACGCCGGCGGGAAGTTCGGCGGCGAAGGCTATAAAGTATCCGGGGGCCTGCACGGCGTCGGCGCGTCTGTCGTCAACGCTTTGTCGGAGTGGATGGAAGTCACCGTCCGCCAGAAGGGCAAAGTGTTTCAGCAGATCTACGACCGCGGCGCCCCGCGCTTCGGGCTGAAAGAGACCGGCGACATGGAAGCGGGAGAACGCACCGGCACGACCGTCATTTTCAAGCCCGACCCCGAGATCTTCCAGGAGACGACCGTCTTTGAATACGAGATCCTCGAAGGCCGTCTGCGCGAGCTGGCCTTTTTGAACGGGGGCCTGCGCATCACGTTACGTGACGAGCGCGAAGGCAGGGAAAAAGAAGAATTGTTCCACTACGAAGGCGGGATCGCGTCCTTCGTGGAATACCTGAACAAAGACCGCGAAGTGCTGTTCTCCCCGCCTGTGTTCACCGCCGGCGAAAAGGACGGCATCATCGCCGAGGTGTCCCTGCAGTACAACGATTCGTACTCCAAGGACAACATCTACTCGTTTGCGAACAACATCAACACGCATGAAGGCGGCACGCACGAATCGGGCTTCAAGTCGGCTTTGACCCGCGTGATCAACGAATATGCGCGCAAATACAACCTGCTCAAAGAGAACGAAAACAACCTGACCGGCGATGACGTGCGCGAAGGCATCTGCGCGATCGTCTCCGTGAAGATCCCGGAGCCGCAGTTTGAGGGGCAGACCAAGACCAAGCTTGGCAACTCCGAAGTGCGCGGGATCGTCGAGACGATTTTTGCCGAGAAGTTCATGACCTTCCTCGACGAGAACCCGACCACGGCGAAGAAGATCATCGAGAAGGCTCTGCTCGCGTACCGCGCCCGGGAAGCAGCCCGCAAAGCGCGCGAGCTGACCCGCCGCAAGTCGGCGCTCGAAGTCTCTTCGCTGCCGGGCAAGCTGGCCGACTGCTCCTCGCGCGACCCGCACGAGTCGGAGCTCTTCATCGTCGAAGGGGACTCCGCAGGCGGTTCGGCGAAGCAGGGCCGCGACCGGCACCGCCAGGCGATCCTGCCTTTGCGCGGCAAGATCCTCAACGTGGAGAAGGCGCGCCTCGACAAGATCCTGTCGAACAACGAGATCCGCGCGATCATCACGGCGCTTGGCACCGGGGTCGGCGACGACTTCAACCTGGAGAAAGCGCGCTATCACAAGCTCGTCATCATGACGGACGCCGATGTCGACGGTTCGCACATCCGCATCCTGCTCCTGACTTTCTTCTACCGCTTCATGCCGGAGCTGGTCCGCGCAGGCTATGTCTACATCGCGCAGCCGCCGCTCTACAAGATCACCAAAGGCAAGACGATCAGCTATGCGTACAACGATCGTCAGCTGGAAGAGAAATTGAACGAGATCGGCCGCACCGGCATCAACATCCAGCGCTACAAAGGTCTCGGCGAGATGAACGCCGAGCAGCTCTGGGAGACGACGATGGACCCGGAGAGCCGGACGCTGTTGCAAGTCGACATCGAGAGCGCGACGCGCGCCGACGAGTTTTTTGACAAGCTGATGGGCGACCGGGTAGAGCCGCGCCGTGAATACATCGAGCAAAATGCGCGTTATGCGCAACTGGACGTCTAG